ATATGTTACAAATGATAATCTGTTTGTTCAAGTGTACTTCTGCAATTGGTGTAAAGATACGATTAATTAAATAGCATATGTAGATAATAAGTAAAACAACAAAAGTACGTACATTTCCTTGAAGTGCAATTTCTCTGCTGTCAGTGCCAGCTTTCTGATATTTCGAATGGTTGATGCTGCTGCGATTTGCACTTCAGGGTCATCTGATCCCACCAAACGCAATACATGCTGGAAATATTTGATAAATCACAATTGCAAACTACACGGAAATTATGCAATGATAAGTtgctttaaattattttaaataaaattcttataaatttattcatagattatAACGTTGATACTTTTTGCTATTGTAATATGGAAAACCAATCTTATTGTGTGctgcatttttatttaaataatttctttatgTTTGCAAACCATTCGTAACTTAAATTAACTGCATAAtacaaaatatttgttaaaCAAAACAGATTATTGTACCTTTATAATACCAGCAGGAATGCATGGTGATACAGTTCATGGGCTCTTTGCTTAAATAATACGCCGCTATGCAAACTCCCCTGAGGACATCTTTATTCTTGCTAGTCATGTAATTAATCAGTGGCGCAACAGCGTTTAATTGACCAaatttatagttattctctcccCATTCACAGCAATGAGCTATGGCTAAGGTCAGATTTGCACGCAAACTTTCATCCTCCTAGAAAGATAAAGCAATAGAATGTAATATTTCCTAATAACCAATGAAcgtttaaaattatttgagaagGAATATAAATGTTCTACATTCTACATATTAAGTAAATTATAACAATAATCCTGAAACTTGGTAAATTTTATCCAGGAACAGGAATATCTAACATTCTTGTTATCTCTTAAACTAAAACTATTTAATAAGTATCAAAATACTTAACAAAATAATCCTATTAATATATACATCCTATCGACCACTTTTCTTAGAAACATATCAAAACCACTGTACATTTTGAAATTCAAatatctttctccttttctaATAGTAAATGTGTAGACAAGGAAAACAGTTTAATTAAAGAACAGAAAACATTACCATTTCCATGAAAGGGGTCGAATATTCTACATGATTCAGAAAATTTACCCAAGATTTATGATTCTAAATATATTAATCAAatttacagaattttatttacttCATTTTTCTTAATAGAGCATATTCTGgctaaaaattaaaagaattaccGTGCTCACGAGTTTGGTCAGTTCATCCACAACACCGTGGTCGCTAAGAATACCCAAATTCTCTGGATCTTTAGCGATTTCAGCAATTGTGGCACACACAGCGCTGAGAACTTCGGTATTTGTGCTTTCAAGAAGACTGACAGTTAATTCCAATCCACCCACGAAAGCTCGCACCATTTCCGGAGAATCTTTGGCATATTTGATGCAAGGCACCAACGCGAGGCAGGAATTCTTCTTTATCGTATCGCTGGGGTGCTTCAGTAATGACCAGACTAATCGAACACCGTCGTTAATGTGTTCCGGATCATTGATGATGTCCATGCATTGTTCATTCTGCG
This Lasioglossum baleicum unplaced genomic scaffold, iyLasBale1 scaffold1214, whole genome shotgun sequence DNA region includes the following protein-coding sequences:
- the LOC143220565 gene encoding LOW QUALITY PROTEIN: armadillo repeat-containing protein gudu-like (The sequence of the model RefSeq protein was modified relative to this genomic sequence to represent the inferred CDS: deleted 1 base in 1 codon), yielding FLKSVHTSLVIPMMGAVQQCANKNIFRQAFEGTDIIQDVVRHLKSDNVKLRENCALAIFKCGPNKVARDVVRQTSGLDLMCKFLQEEEVRTNKRLLAAITGGIWKCALSKENVVRFNQNGLVAALVPFLEEHEDEEVQANVVGALAECCKDPANRDVLRVNDGLPNLIKLLSSTYEPLLENIPLVIKECAQNEQCMDIINDPEHINDGVRLVWSLLKHPSDTIKKNSCLALVPCIKYAKDSPEMVRAFVGGLELTVSLLESTNTEVLSAVCATIAEIAKDPENLGILSDHGVVDELTKLVSTEDESLRANLTLAIAHCCEWGENNYKFGQLNAVAPLINYMTSKNKDVLRGVCIAAYYLSKEPMNCITMHSAGIIKHVLRLVGSDDPEVQIAAASTIRNIRKLALTAEKLHFKEISTLEQTDYHL